Proteins from a genomic interval of Acidaminococcales bacterium:
- a CDS encoding response regulator transcription factor: MPVRTLIVDDHVLSRKGIASILGEHSEFLIIGEAANGQEAIEKAQSLLPDLILMDIGMPVLSGLEATKWIKAKLPQVRIVMLSVSDDAQDFFEAIKNGAQGYLLKNMDTSGWIEYLLGIAAGDAPVSRALADRILKEFNAAEKKPQKEYHTLTEREREVLLSTGEGLSNKEIAHKLCISESTVKNHLRGIMEKLHLHNRMQLVVFAYKNNILK, from the coding sequence ATGCCTGTCAGAACCCTGATAGTGGACGATCATGTCCTTTCGCGCAAAGGCATTGCGAGTATTTTGGGAGAACACTCGGAATTTTTAATAATAGGGGAAGCCGCCAACGGACAGGAAGCGATTGAAAAGGCACAGTCCCTTTTGCCCGATCTTATCCTGATGGATATCGGCATGCCGGTGCTGTCGGGATTGGAGGCGACGAAATGGATAAAAGCCAAATTGCCGCAAGTCAGGATCGTCATGCTGAGCGTTTCCGACGATGCGCAGGATTTTTTTGAAGCCATCAAAAACGGGGCGCAAGGTTATTTATTGAAAAATATGGATACAAGCGGCTGGATTGAGTATCTTTTAGGCATCGCCGCGGGCGATGCCCCCGTTTCCCGCGCCCTGGCGGACAGAATCCTCAAAGAATTCAACGCTGCGGAGAAAAAGCCGCAAAAAGAATACCATACCCTTACCGAGCGCGAACGGGAAGTGCTTTTGTCGACCGGCGAAGGTTTAAGCAACAAAGAAATTGCGCACAAACTTTGCATTTCCGAAAGCACGGTGAAAAATCATCTGCGCGGCATTATGGAAAAACTGCATTTGCACAACCGCATGCAACTAGTGGTTTTTGCTTATAAAAATAACATTTTGAAATAA
- a CDS encoding histidine kinase, with translation MKIVHFKWFCVLSTVCLVMLFEFLRHKYLHIVSMDWGNVFVALFAGILFFFWFFAIFRYIEKLSVRMQREKNHLAVLKERDRIARILHDNLAQTLFFLNVKAREIEKIAPLLPQVQELKEAIALADSDLRGNILALGRDKEMPEERDISDIIQENAKILTVDQKLKLNIDIDENAGSLLNAECRQKIGRVLREIFVNIKKHAQARSVSLKLSRRGRTIILCVKDDGHGFAAVEGRTGGNSFGLRSIAQDIEAIGGAVAVESDPARGTAIKIKFDFSGEGQRCLSEP, from the coding sequence GTTTGCCTTGTCATGCTGTTTGAATTTTTGCGGCATAAATATCTGCACATTGTTTCCATGGATTGGGGCAATGTGTTCGTAGCCCTGTTCGCCGGCATTTTGTTTTTCTTTTGGTTTTTTGCGATTTTTCGTTATATAGAAAAGCTGTCCGTCCGGATGCAAAGGGAAAAAAACCACCTTGCGGTTTTGAAAGAAAGAGACAGGATTGCCAGGATACTGCACGATAATTTGGCCCAGACCCTTTTTTTCCTGAACGTCAAAGCAAGGGAAATAGAAAAAATAGCCCCCCTCCTGCCGCAGGTACAGGAACTGAAAGAGGCTATCGCCCTTGCCGACAGCGATTTGCGCGGCAACATCCTTGCCTTGGGCAGAGACAAAGAAATGCCGGAGGAGCGTGATATAAGCGACATAATACAAGAAAACGCGAAAATATTGACTGTGGATCAAAAGCTCAAATTGAATATTGATATAGACGAAAATGCGGGAAGCCTTCTCAACGCGGAGTGCCGACAAAAAATCGGCCGCGTTTTGCGGGAAATCTTCGTAAATATTAAAAAACACGCCCAAGCGCGGTCTGTTTCCCTGAAATTGTCCCGCCGGGGCAGGACGATCATCTTGTGCGTAAAAGACGATGGACATGGCTTTGCGGCCGTTGAGGGCAGAACCGGCGGCAATTCTTTCGGGCTGCGGAGCATTGCGCAGGACATAGAGGCCATAGGGGGCGCCGTTGCCGTTGAAAGCGATCCGGCGCGGGGCACGGCAATAAAAATAAAGTTTGATTTTTCCGGGGAGGGACAAAGATGCCTGTCAGAACCCTGA
- a CDS encoding ferritin — translation MLKSKLVKALNDQVNAEYYSSYLYLAMSAYADREGFKGIANWLFVQAQEEMAHGIHIYQHILERGAAPAFNAIQAPPASFAGIEEVFEKVAAHEQHVTELINSIASLALKENDHASYNFIMWYVKEQVEEEATAGELLAKVKTIGNDKGLLYSLDAQLASRTFVNPFPAAGD, via the coding sequence ATGCTAAAAAGCAAATTGGTCAAGGCCTTAAACGATCAGGTAAACGCCGAATACTACTCTTCTTATCTTTATCTCGCGATGTCCGCTTACGCCGACAGGGAAGGTTTCAAAGGCATTGCGAACTGGCTGTTTGTCCAAGCGCAGGAAGAGATGGCGCACGGCATCCACATCTATCAGCATATTTTAGAACGAGGGGCCGCCCCTGCTTTCAATGCCATACAAGCGCCGCCCGCCTCCTTCGCGGGCATTGAGGAAGTATTTGAAAAGGTCGCTGCCCATGAACAGCACGTTACCGAGCTGATAAACAGCATAGCTTCGCTGGCTCTTAAAGAAAACGACCACGCAAGCTATAATTTTATCATGTGGTACGTAAAAGAACAGGTAGAGGAAGAGGCCACCGCCGGAGAGCTTCTCGCGAAGGTCAAGACCATCGGCAACGACAAAGGGCTTCTGTACAGCCTTGACGCGCAACTGGCGTCAAGGACGTTTGTCAATCCTTTCCCTGCGGCAGGCGATTGA